In the Scyliorhinus torazame isolate Kashiwa2021f chromosome 4, sScyTor2.1, whole genome shotgun sequence genome, one interval contains:
- the LOC140411451 gene encoding zona pellucida sperm-binding protein 3-like, with product MFVLLSWTPLEESSIDICACCRVGNCATRELRFGSRGRRDLVAEAESEVGLKWEAEASLGPLIILDTDVTNLATDSLNEGRMQERSPGGVESEVVLIVTLTVTAVSLISASLITLFLYRKRNQTLFTQSSN from the exons ATGTTTGTCTTACTTAGCTGGACCCCATTGGAGGAATCGAGCATTGACATTTGTGCCTGTTGCCGTGTGGGTAACTGTGCCACAAGGGAGCTGCGATTTGGATCCAGAGGAAGGAGAGATCTTGTAGCTGAAGCTG AGAGTGAAGTTGGATTGAAGTGGGAAGCTGAGGCCTCACTTGGACCCCTGATCATTCTGGATACTGATGTGACCAACCTGGCAACAGACTCCCTGAATGAGGGAAGGATGCAGGAGAGGTCCCCAGGTG GTGTGGAGTCTGAGGTGGTCCTGATCGTGACCCTGACTGTGACGGCTGTCTCTCTGATCTCTGCTTCATTGATCACCTTGTTCCTGTACAGGAAACGCAATCAAACTCTGTTCACCCAGTCATCAAATTAA